From a single Nematostella vectensis chromosome 3, jaNemVect1.1, whole genome shotgun sequence genomic region:
- the LOC5522277 gene encoding uncharacterized protein LOC5522277 isoform X2, translating to MDPNNNIQKTIEIDTESVAPVLTLGNLFKQDLKNANILSAYPTSFVQNYRFLNDKKYRIFDLSKEEKKNNPFLYLYPGRICPVAGDEFPILMDKQPSESLIQHWKQWLPDFPEPNFKTVDEGMDDADPIITIFPMQKIPEEKHAVEPDMHYHILLKSAIPETGAPCPKHFSPDDAVFPCMVKVDQSLSGYGNYVVYNQEQLDDALQIIKDKFGKIAPYVITEFVENVTDTFGSQFYLTKSGEIQWLGTNVNLLKDYDWVGSVVDWDVQEDHKNRVYEDFVIPVAEYLHSQGYFGIAGIDVITSPSGDYLVDLNPRLTGFTPHALIAPYMAKEGLTKSLFKAADPHDCTTEELLKRANFINEQSEGRIVVLFSMDVEEGCIAAIVAFGESVSYVESLFDCLSCEKLVK from the exons ATGGACCCTAACAACAACATCCAGAAGACGATCGAGATCGACACCGAATCAGTCGCACCGGTTTTGACGCTTGGAAACCTGTTCAAACAGGATTTGAAGAACGCCAACATCTTATCGGCATACCCCACCTCCTTCGTGCAGAACTACCGATTCCTGAACGACAAGAAGTACAGAATTTTCGACTTGTCCAAGGAGGAGAAGAAGAACAACCCATTTTTGTACCTGTACCCAGGCCGGATCTGTCCGGTGGCGGGAGATGAGTTTCCCATTCTGATGGACAAGCAGCCGAGTGAGTCCCTTATCCAGCACTGGAAGCAGTGGCTGCCCGACTTCCCAGAACCCAACTTCAAGACTGTCGATGAAG GTATGGATGACGCAGAccccatcatcaccatcttccCGATGCAGAAGATCCCAGAAGAAAAGCACGCGGTTGAACCTGACATGCACTATCACATCCTGCTCAAGAGTGCCATCCCCGAGACAGGCGCACCATGTCCCAAGCACTTCTCCCCCGACGACGCGGTCTTCCCCTGCATGGTCAAG GTTGACCAAAGCTTAAGCGGTTACGGAAACTACGTGGTTTACAACCAGGAACAGCTTGATGATGCACTTCAGATTATCAAGGACAAATTCGGCAAAATCGCACCGTATGTCATCACAGAGTTCGTAGAGAATGTCACTGACACGTTCGGCTCTCAGTTCTACCTGACCAAGTCTGGGGAAATCCAATGGCTCGGCACGAACGTCAACCTACTCAAGGACTATGACTGGGTCGGCAGCGTGGTGGACTGGGACGTACAGGAAGACCACAAGAACAGAGTCTACGAAGATTTCGTGATCCCTGTGGCCGAGTACCTCCACTCGCAAGGGTACTTTGGGATAGCAGGCATTGACGTCATAACAAGTCCAAGCGGGGACTACCTTGTCGATCTCAACCCCCGGCTTACCGGCTTCACCCCGCATGCGCTGATCGCCCCATATATGGCAAAGGAAGGTCTGACGAAGTCTCTCTTCAAGGCCGCTGACCCGCATGACTGCACCACGGAGGAGTTACTAAAGCGCGCGAATTTCATCAACGAACAGAGTGAAGGTCGCATCGTGGTTCTTTTCTCGATGGACGTGGAAGAGGGTTGCATCGCGGCTATTGTGGCATTTGGTGAATCCGTTTCGTACGTCGAGTCGCTGTTCGATTGTCTCAGCTGCGAAAAGCTAGTCAAATGA
- the LOC5522277 gene encoding uncharacterized protein LOC5522277 isoform X1, with translation MKSPNIERVFHCARAHQATASTLPTILVYFSCFKSEVMDPNNNIQKTIEIDTESVAPVLTLGNLFKQDLKNANILSAYPTSFVQNYRFLNDKKYRIFDLSKEEKKNNPFLYLYPGRICPVAGDEFPILMDKQPSESLIQHWKQWLPDFPEPNFKTVDEGMDDADPIITIFPMQKIPEEKHAVEPDMHYHILLKSAIPETGAPCPKHFSPDDAVFPCMVKVDQSLSGYGNYVVYNQEQLDDALQIIKDKFGKIAPYVITEFVENVTDTFGSQFYLTKSGEIQWLGTNVNLLKDYDWVGSVVDWDVQEDHKNRVYEDFVIPVAEYLHSQGYFGIAGIDVITSPSGDYLVDLNPRLTGFTPHALIAPYMAKEGLTKSLFKAADPHDCTTEELLKRANFINEQSEGRIVVLFSMDVEEGCIAAIVAFGESVSYVESLFDCLSCEKLVK, from the exons ATGAAGAGCCCCAATATCGAAAGGGTCTTTCACTGTGCCCGAGCTCACCAAGCAACTGCAAGTACACTACCGACTATACTAGTCTACTTTAGCTGCTTCAAATCTGAAG TTATGGACCCTAACAACAACATCCAGAAGACGATCGAGATCGACACCGAATCAGTCGCACCGGTTTTGACGCTTGGAAACCTGTTCAAACAGGATTTGAAGAACGCCAACATCTTATCGGCATACCCCACCTCCTTCGTGCAGAACTACCGATTCCTGAACGACAAGAAGTACAGAATTTTCGACTTGTCCAAGGAGGAGAAGAAGAACAACCCATTTTTGTACCTGTACCCAGGCCGGATCTGTCCGGTGGCGGGAGATGAGTTTCCCATTCTGATGGACAAGCAGCCGAGTGAGTCCCTTATCCAGCACTGGAAGCAGTGGCTGCCCGACTTCCCAGAACCCAACTTCAAGACTGTCGATGAAG GTATGGATGACGCAGAccccatcatcaccatcttccCGATGCAGAAGATCCCAGAAGAAAAGCACGCGGTTGAACCTGACATGCACTATCACATCCTGCTCAAGAGTGCCATCCCCGAGACAGGCGCACCATGTCCCAAGCACTTCTCCCCCGACGACGCGGTCTTCCCCTGCATGGTCAAG GTTGACCAAAGCTTAAGCGGTTACGGAAACTACGTGGTTTACAACCAGGAACAGCTTGATGATGCACTTCAGATTATCAAGGACAAATTCGGCAAAATCGCACCGTATGTCATCACAGAGTTCGTAGAGAATGTCACTGACACGTTCGGCTCTCAGTTCTACCTGACCAAGTCTGGGGAAATCCAATGGCTCGGCACGAACGTCAACCTACTCAAGGACTATGACTGGGTCGGCAGCGTGGTGGACTGGGACGTACAGGAAGACCACAAGAACAGAGTCTACGAAGATTTCGTGATCCCTGTGGCCGAGTACCTCCACTCGCAAGGGTACTTTGGGATAGCAGGCATTGACGTCATAACAAGTCCAAGCGGGGACTACCTTGTCGATCTCAACCCCCGGCTTACCGGCTTCACCCCGCATGCGCTGATCGCCCCATATATGGCAAAGGAAGGTCTGACGAAGTCTCTCTTCAAGGCCGCTGACCCGCATGACTGCACCACGGAGGAGTTACTAAAGCGCGCGAATTTCATCAACGAACAGAGTGAAGGTCGCATCGTGGTTCTTTTCTCGATGGACGTGGAAGAGGGTTGCATCGCGGCTATTGTGGCATTTGGTGAATCCGTTTCGTACGTCGAGTCGCTGTTCGATTGTCTCAGCTGCGAAAAGCTAGTCAAATGA